From the genome of Psychrilyobacter atlanticus DSM 19335, one region includes:
- the pfkA gene encoding 6-phosphofructokinase encodes MKRIAILTSGGDAPGMNAAIRSAAKLAFHHEIEVFGIRRGYKGMLDNDIFKMTSSDVSGIIDRGGTVLLSARLPEFKDPEVRKIAADNLKAHEIEGLVVIGGDGSFHGADLLYKEHGIKVIGIPGTIDNDIIGTDFTIGYDTTLNIIIEAMVRLRDTATSHERTYLVEVMGRDAGDLALYASLAAGGDGFFIPEANDTVQDIADVIKERRAMGKLHDIILVSEGVGSAYEIGKELKKIVETELRITVLGHIQRGGSPSAFDRVLATKMGAKAIKELMAGESGMMICSESNKITTKFIDYAWNGIVDDTQKRKDIELAHILTK; translated from the coding sequence ATGAAAAGAATAGCCATATTAACAAGTGGAGGAGATGCACCAGGAATGAATGCTGCCATTAGATCAGCAGCAAAGCTTGCATTTCACCATGAAATAGAAGTGTTTGGAATAAGAAGAGGTTATAAGGGGATGTTAGATAATGATATCTTTAAAATGACTAGTTCTGATGTAAGTGGAATTATAGACAGGGGAGGAACGGTGCTTTTAAGTGCTAGATTGCCTGAATTTAAAGATCCAGAAGTAAGGAAAATTGCTGCGGATAATTTAAAGGCTCACGAAATAGAGGGTCTTGTAGTTATCGGTGGAGACGGGTCGTTTCATGGAGCGGATCTTTTATACAAGGAACACGGAATTAAGGTTATTGGAATTCCAGGGACAATAGACAATGATATCATCGGAACAGATTTTACTATTGGATATGATACAACTTTAAATATAATCATAGAAGCTATGGTTAGGTTGAGAGATACTGCTACTTCTCACGAAAGAACTTACTTAGTAGAAGTAATGGGAAGAGATGCAGGAGATTTAGCACTATATGCATCATTAGCTGCAGGAGGAGATGGATTCTTCATACCAGAAGCCAACGATACAGTGCAAGATATAGCTGATGTTATAAAAGAGAGAAGAGCTATGGGTAAATTACATGACATTATCTTAGTTTCTGAAGGAGTGGGTTCAGCCTATGAAATCGGAAAAGAATTAAAGAAAATTGTAGAGACAGAGCTTAGAATAACTGTCTTGGGACATATTCAAAGAGGGGGATCACCATCTGCATTCGATAGAGTATTAGCAACAAAAATGGGTGCTAAAGCTATAAAAGAACTTATGGCAGGAGAAAGTGGAATGATGATTTGTTCTGAGAGTAATAAGATAACTACAAAATTCATTGATTATGCATGGAATGGAATCGTAGATGACACTCAAAAAAGAAAAGATATTGAATTAGCTCATATCTTAACTAAATAA
- the pykF gene encoding pyruvate kinase PykF gives MKKTKIVCTIGPKSESKEMLTSLLKAGMNVMRLNFSHGNYVEHGGRIDTMREVIKETGIKAAILLDTKGPEIRTIKLEGGDDVILEAGQEFTITTDETIVGNKDIVAVTYKGLTEDLKAGNTILLDDGLVGLTVKEVTGNKVICTVNNTGALGENKGVNLPGVSVNLPALSEKDINDLKFGCEQGVDFVAASFIRKADDVRAVRKVLDDNGGTKIQIISKIENQEGVDNFDEILELSNAIMVARGDLGVEIPVEEVPFAQKMMIDKCNEAGKMVITATQMLDSMIQNPRPTRAEAGDVANAILDGTDAVMLSGETAKGKYPVEAVSTMAQICRKTDSVMGYVHHDFRGDMSITEAVSKGTVEVAETLKAKLIFVATETGRAARNLRKYFPSAYIVALTNNETTANQLMLTKGVYPVMNTDSAIDDDVKTIEAFAGFAQIISKRYVEAVAGDVVVLSCGEELYKPGTTNTLKVITIK, from the coding sequence ATGAAAAAAACGAAAATCGTATGTACCATTGGTCCAAAATCAGAATCAAAGGAAATGTTAACTAGCTTATTAAAAGCTGGAATGAATGTAATGAGATTAAATTTTTCCCATGGAAACTATGTTGAACATGGTGGCAGAATAGATACAATGAGAGAAGTAATAAAGGAAACTGGAATTAAAGCAGCTATCCTTTTAGATACAAAAGGACCTGAGATCAGAACTATCAAATTAGAAGGTGGAGATGACGTAATCTTAGAAGCAGGTCAAGAATTTACAATTACAACTGATGAAACTATCGTTGGAAACAAGGATATAGTAGCAGTTACATATAAAGGATTAACAGAAGACTTAAAAGCTGGAAACACAATCTTATTAGATGACGGTTTAGTAGGACTTACAGTTAAAGAAGTTACTGGAAACAAGGTAATCTGTACTGTAAATAATACTGGAGCTTTAGGAGAAAATAAAGGTGTAAACTTACCAGGTGTATCTGTAAACTTACCAGCATTATCAGAAAAAGACATCAATGACCTTAAATTTGGTTGCGAACAAGGAGTAGACTTTGTAGCAGCTTCATTTATCAGAAAAGCTGATGATGTAAGAGCAGTAAGAAAAGTTTTAGATGATAATGGAGGAACTAAGATCCAAATTATATCTAAAATAGAAAACCAAGAGGGTGTTGATAACTTTGATGAGATCTTAGAATTATCTAACGCAATCATGGTAGCTAGAGGAGATTTAGGGGTAGAGATACCTGTAGAAGAGGTTCCATTCGCACAAAAAATGATGATCGACAAATGTAACGAAGCTGGAAAGATGGTAATTACAGCTACGCAAATGTTAGATTCAATGATCCAAAATCCAAGACCAACTAGAGCAGAAGCAGGAGACGTAGCCAATGCAATCTTAGATGGTACAGATGCAGTAATGCTTTCTGGAGAAACAGCTAAGGGTAAATATCCAGTAGAAGCTGTGTCTACAATGGCACAAATCTGTAGAAAGACAGATTCAGTAATGGGATATGTTCACCATGATTTCAGAGGAGATATGAGTATAACTGAAGCGGTTTCTAAAGGAACTGTAGAGGTAGCAGAGACGTTAAAGGCTAAATTAATTTTCGTAGCAACTGAAACTGGTAGAGCAGCTAGAAACTTAAGAAAATACTTCCCATCAGCATATATTGTAGCACTTACAAATAATGAAACTACAGCTAACCAACTTATGCTTACTAAGGGGGTTTACCCAGTGATGAATACAGATTCAGCAATCGACGATGATGTAAAAACTATCGAAGCATTTGCAGGATTTGCACAAATCATATCAAAGAGATATGTAGAGGCAGTAGCAGGAGATGTAGTAGTATTATCTTGTGGAGAAGAGTTATATAAGCCGGGAACTACAAATACTTTAAAAGTAATAACTATTAAATAA
- a CDS encoding MetQ/NlpA family ABC transporter substrate-binding protein, whose product MKKIILLLTLIAVFIGCGKKEVTENNVLRVGASPSPHAEILTLIKDDLAKEGIQLEIIEFTDYVTPNQALNDGEIDANFFQHLPYLDSFSKDRGLDLSSVGGVFVSPLSLFSDKIKDISDLQDGATIAIPNDPSNGGRALIILEKTGLIKLDPNAGLRATVLDITENPKKLNFKELDAAQLPRSLQDVDCAFINGNYALDAGIDPVNDAILREGKDSPYANIVAVKTENKENEKVGALMKALHSDKVKNFIIDKYKGIIAPTF is encoded by the coding sequence ATGAAAAAAATTATATTATTATTAACACTTATTGCTGTATTTATTGGGTGTGGGAAGAAAGAAGTTACAGAAAACAACGTTCTTAGAGTAGGAGCATCACCATCTCCCCATGCTGAAATTTTAACCCTGATAAAAGATGATCTGGCCAAGGAAGGAATCCAGCTTGAAATTATTGAGTTTACCGATTATGTTACCCCTAATCAAGCTCTAAATGATGGAGAGATAGATGCTAACTTTTTTCAGCATCTGCCATATTTAGATTCATTCTCAAAGGATAGAGGATTAGATCTAAGTTCTGTTGGAGGAGTGTTTGTATCTCCCCTAAGCCTTTTTTCAGATAAGATAAAAGATATCAGTGATCTGCAAGATGGTGCTACTATTGCTATTCCTAATGATCCTTCTAATGGTGGAAGAGCGCTAATCATATTAGAAAAAACCGGTCTTATCAAATTAGATCCTAATGCCGGATTAAGAGCTACAGTACTGGATATCACAGAAAACCCTAAAAAATTAAACTTTAAAGAGCTTGATGCAGCTCAACTCCCTAGATCTTTACAGGATGTAGATTGTGCATTTATCAACGGTAATTACGCTTTAGATGCTGGTATCGATCCTGTAAATGACGCTATATTGAGAGAAGGAAAAGACTCACCTTATGCAAATATTGTAGCGGTTAAAACAGAAAATAAAGAGAATGAAAAAGTAGGAGCATTAATGAAGGCTCTTCACAGTGATAAAGTAAAAAACTTCATCATCGATAAATATAAAGGAATTATAGCACCGACATTTTAA
- a CDS encoding methionine ABC transporter permease, translating to MDKIISLLLPAFNETIYMVFFSVIFSLIIGIPTGILLYVTKPGNILSMNKLNKVLDLIINIGRSFPFIILMILVLPISRFIIGTTIGSTASIVPLSISAAPFVARIIEGAVSEVDRGIIEASISLGASKFEIITKVLIPEALPSLIHGITLTIINLIGYSAMAGAIGGGGLGDVAIRYGYQRFQVDIMIISVISIIILVQIVQFTGNSIVSKITARRK from the coding sequence ATGGATAAAATTATAAGTTTACTCCTACCAGCATTTAATGAAACTATATACATGGTGTTCTTTTCAGTGATATTTTCCCTGATCATAGGGATCCCCACAGGAATATTATTATATGTCACAAAACCTGGTAATATACTGTCAATGAACAAATTGAATAAAGTTTTAGATCTTATTATAAACATAGGAAGATCCTTTCCATTTATTATATTGATGATCTTGGTTTTACCTATATCACGATTTATCATCGGAACGACTATAGGGTCTACAGCCAGTATTGTACCTCTTTCTATCTCAGCAGCACCATTTGTTGCCAGGATTATCGAGGGAGCAGTTAGTGAAGTGGATAGAGGGATTATAGAAGCTTCTATCTCATTGGGAGCATCTAAATTTGAAATTATCACCAAAGTGTTGATACCAGAGGCACTTCCAAGCCTTATTCACGGTATCACCCTGACTATAATTAATTTAATCGGATACTCTGCCATGGCAGGAGCCATCGGAGGAGGTGGTTTAGGAGATGTAGCAATCAGATATGGATACCAGAGGTTCCAGGTAGATATAATGATCATATCGGTTATCAGTATAATAATACTGGTTCAAATAGTTCAATTTACAGGAAATAGTATTGTCAGTAAGATCACGGCCAGAAGAAAGTAA